One genomic segment of Impatiens glandulifera chromosome 6, dImpGla2.1, whole genome shotgun sequence includes these proteins:
- the LOC124943753 gene encoding uncharacterized protein LOC124943753 gives MEGPYLKVNNIRNQILAMYKYHVSYKKAWLAKQKAISEVYGDWTISYSKLPKFLSALMHFNPGTSVSIEAVVDVTKLHTSVFKRAWWAFKPIADGWQHARPVISIDGTFLKGRYNGKLLIAMGFDSNNHQYPLAYAIVNEETTANWSWFLRRLRRFICRSRTGVCIISDRHAGIIEAMKKEQNGFTRDMGIHRFCLYHVRSNFSSAYPGSHLKMLCWVAGNNSQVRKFEDAMRQIKELNPDAEKWLRNIPLEMWTMSHDGGYRYGQATTNMVESFNGILRSARFLPITSMVEYIYYRSVKLVAERRTQTLNDLQNGYTYCNMSRKLFENIESKASAHTVIPYNEQTGIFEVTIARYRTNNGFWKGGNKHIIDLCKGFCSCGKWCRYHSPCSHIVVGCIVCNLDWVKYIDTYHNLTTLSEMWQYDFHPIPNESYWTFPIAHDWEKYGNLVPNENLRKKKNQRGQSQRIRTEMDNPRRTIICGRCGQKAILSRIVGDGSFVSESTLEPLLECIDYLVKYKPSSYNPTWSPSGSCYSLKLLEWKKKAVEEEEKKVMARKIEELRRVVDDQTEETNDLKLKLDEMGKVG, from the exons ATGGAGGGGCCATACTTGAAAGTGAATAACATAAGGAATCAAATACTGGCAATGTATAAATATCATGTTAGCTACAAGAAGGCTTGGTTGGCAAAACAAAAGGCAATATCGGAGGTGTATGGTGATTGGACGATCTCTTATTCTAAACTTCCTAAATTTTTAAGTGCTTTGATGCATTTTAATCCAGGCACGAGTGTTTCGATTGAAGCTGTGGTCGATGTTACAAAACTCCACACGTCGGTGTTTAAGCGTGCATGGTGGGCATTCAAACCGATAGCTGATGGGTGGCAACATGCTCGGCCAGTTATCAGTATAGATGGTACATTCTTGAAAGGAAGATATAACGGGAAATTATTAATTGCAATGGGATTTGATTCTAATAACCATCAATACCCACTTGCTTATGCTATAGTCAATGAAGAAACAACAGCCAACTGGTCATGGTTTCTACGTCGCCTTCGTAGATTTATATGTCGAAGTAGAACGGGAGTGTGCATAATTTCAGACCGTCATGCTGGAATCATTGAAGCAATGAAGAAAGAACAAAATGGCTTCACTAGAGACATGGGTATACATCGTTTTTGTCTCTACCATGTCCGTAGTAATTTTAGTTCAGCTTATCCTGGATCACATTTGAAGATGTTATGTTGGGTGGCCGGAAATAATAGTCAAGTGAGAAAATTCGAAGATGCGATGAGACAAATCAAAGAGCTTAATCCCGATGCTGAAAAATGGTTACGAAATATTCCATTAGAGATGTGGACTATGTCTCACGATGGAGGATATCGTTACGGTCAAGCAACAACAAATATGGTCGAAAGTTTCAATGGTATCTTAAGGTCTGCTCGTTTTCTTCCGATCACGTCAATggtggaatatatatattatcgcTCTGTAAAACTTGTTGCAGAAAGGCGTACTCAAACTTTGAATGATCTTCAAAATGGGTATACTTATTGCAATATGTcaagaaaattatttgaaaatatcgaAAGCAAGGCATCAGCACACACAGTTATTCCATACAATGAGCAAACTGGAATCTTTGAGGTGACTATTGCACGTTACAGAACTAATAATGGTTTTTGGAAAGGTGGCAACAAACATATCATTGACCTATGTAAAGGTTTTTGTTCTTGTGGAAAATGGTGTCGTTATCACTCTCCATGTTCACATATAGTTGTTGGTTGTATAGTGTGCAATCTCGATTGGGTTAAATACATCGATACATATCACAATCTAACAACACTTTCTGAGATGTGGCAGTATGATTTTCACCCCATACCTAATGAATCATATTGGACGTTCCCAATAGCACATGATTGGGAGAAATATGGTAATCTTGTTCCCaatgaaaatttgagaaagaagaaaaaccaACGAGGTCAAAGCCAGCGTATTCGAACCGAAATGGATAACCCACGAAGAACCATCATTTGTGGGAGATGTGGCCAAAAAG CTATCCTATCTAGAATAGTGGGAGATGGGTCCTTTGTTTCCGAAAGTACCCTTGAACCCCTCCTTGAATGTATTGACTATCTCGTCAAATATAAACCTTCATCGTATAACCCAACATGGTCGCCCAGTGGATCGTGTTACTCGCTGAAATTGCTAGAATGGAAAAAGAAAGCTgttgaggaggaggagaagaaggtcATGGCTCGGAAAATTGAAGAATTGAGACGGGTTGTTGATGATCAAACAGAAGAGActaatgatttgaaattgaaGCTTGATGAGATGGGAAAAGTTGGTTGA
- the LOC124943754 gene encoding myosin heavy chain, skeletal muscle-like, with translation MASDSESILKSLNTLFLHESVEHRRQLDSLVNSKSCLESDLSRAQNVNAALVSELTRLHVLLSRSKSEGTDRKEARMELKVDRFIVEFEKKLEELRKMVVEAQMKDLKLKLALAEKLAEERELKLIQTIDSLLKSKASLETENSTLVLELTMLQADRISRLSQKTDLKEEEEEKKNAILYRKTDELKRVVDDLKLKLDQKEILVKEKECEFEKMETRMKEKQLLHQIRQLESNFADESDYSSMCMIGLWLAVLLITSI, from the coding sequence ATGGCTTCCGACAGTGAGAGCATCCTTAAATCACTAAACACCCTCTTCCTCCACGAGTCAGTTGAGCATCGCCGGCAGCTCGATTCTCTCGTGAACTCCAAATCCTGTCTCGAATCGGATCTGAGTCGGGCCCAAAATGTTAATGCCGCCCTAGTGTCTGAGTTGACCAGGTTGCATGTTCTTCTTTCTCGTTCGAAATCGGAGGGGACTGATCGGAAAGAAGCTCGTATGGAGCTGAAAGTAGACCGTTTTATTGTTGAGTTTGAGAAGAAATTAGAAGAATTGAGAAAGATGGTTGTTGAGGCTCAAATGAAGGATTTGAAACTGAAACTAGCTCTGGCGGAGAAGTTGGCTGAAGAAAGGGAATTAAAGCTCATTCAAACGATTGACTCTCTCCTCAAGTCTAAAGCTTCTCTGGAAACTGAGAACTCAACCCTTGTCTTAGAGTTGACCATGTTGCAAGCTGATCGTATCTCAAGGTTGAGTCAGAAGACCGATTtgaaagaggaggaggaggagaagaagaatgcCATATTGTATCGGAAAACAGATGAACTAAAACGGGTTGTTGATGATTTGAAATTGAAGCTAGATCAAAAGGAAATATTGGTTAAAGAGAAGGAATGTGAGTTTGAGAAGATGGAGACTCGAATGAAGGAGAAACAATTGTTACACCAGATACGACAATTGGAGTCGAATTTCGCCGATGAGAGTGACTACAGCTCAATGTGTATGATCGGTCTTTGGTTAGCAGTTTTATTAATCACTAGTATTTAG